One window of the Lacerta agilis isolate rLacAgi1 chromosome 17, rLacAgi1.pri, whole genome shotgun sequence genome contains the following:
- the GPN3 gene encoding GPN-loop GTPase 3: protein MPRYAQLVMGPAGSGKSTYCSTMVQHCEELNRSVQVVNLDPAAEHFDYDVMADIRELIEVDDVMEDNSLRFGPNGGLVFCMEYFASNFDWLEGCLGHVEDDYILFDCPGQIELYTHLPVMKQLVEQLQQWEFRVCGVFLVDSQFMVESFKFISGAMAALSAMISLEIPQVNVMTKMDLLSKKAKAEIEKYLDPDMYSTLEDSTDLLKSKRFKKLTQAICGLIDDYSMVRFLPFDRSDEESINIVLQHIDFSIQYGEDLEFKEPKENEEDKSSAFDEYFQDQVDE from the exons ATGCCTCGCTATGCGCAGCTGGTTATGGGTCCTGCGGGGAGTGGGAAG agcacttactgttccacCATGGTCCAGCACTGTGAAGAACTGAATCGCTCGGTCCAGGTAGTGAACCTTGATCCTGCTGCAGAACACTTTGACTATGATGTTATGGCAG ataTCCGGGAATTAATTGAAGTGGACGATGTCATGGAAGACAATTCTCTAAGGTTTGGCCCCAATGGTGGCTTAGTATTTTGCATGGAGTACTTTGCAAGTAACTTTGACTGGCTGGAAGGATGTCTTGGCCACGTGGAAGACGACTATATACTCTTTGATTGCCCAG GTCAGATTGAGCTCTACACACACCTGCCGGTGATGAAGCAGCTTGTTGAACAGCTTCAGCAGTGGGAGTTCCGCGTCTGTGGCGTTTTTCTCGTTGATTCTCAGTTTATGGTGGAATCCTTTAAG TTTATTTCCGGAGCCATGGCTGCCCTGAGTGCAATGATATCGTTAGAGATCCCCCAAGTCAATGTCATGACAAAGATGGACTTGCTGAGCAAGAAAGCCAAAGCAGAAATTGAAAA GTATCTGGATCCTGACATGTATTCTACACTGGAAGATTCTACAGATTTGCTCAAAAGCAAACGATTTAAGAAGCTAACTCAGGCTATCTGTGGTTTG ATTGACGACTACAGCATGGTCCGTTTTTTGCCATTTGATCGCTCCGATGAGGAAAGCATTAATATTGTACTGCAGCACATAGACTTCTCCATTCAATATGGGGAGGATCTGGAGTTCAAAGAGCCAAAG GAAAATGAGGAAGATAAATCATCTGCTTTTGATGAATACTTCCAAGATCAAGTGGACGAATAA
- the ARPC3 gene encoding actin-related protein 2/3 complex subunit 3 produces the protein MPAYHSTLMDPDTKLIGNMALLPIKSQFKGPAPRETKDTDIIDEAIYYFKANVFFKNYEIKNEADRTLIYITLYITECLKKLQKCNSKGQGEKEMYTLGITNFPIPGEPGFPLNALYARPSSKQEEEIMRAYLQQLRQETGLRLCEKVFDPQSDKPSKWWMCFVKRQFMNKSLSGPGQ, from the exons ATGCCG GCTTATCATTCTACTCTTATGGACCCAGACACCAAACTGATTGGGAACATGGCGTTGTTGCCAATCAAGAGTCAGTTCAAAGGGCCGGCACCCAGGGAAA CAAAAGATACAGACATCATAGATGAAGCCATTTACTACTTCAAAGCAAAtgtcttctttaaaaattatgaaaTCAAG aatgagGCCGACAGAACTTTGATCTACATAACACTCTACATTACGGAGTGCTTGAAAAAGCTGCAGAAG TGTAATTCCAAAGGccagggagaaaaagaaatgtataCATTAGGAATAAcaaatttccccatccctggagagCCAGGATTTCCACTGAATGCTCTCTATGCCAGACCTAGCAGCAAACAGGAAGAAG AGATTATGAGGGCCTACTTGCAGCAGCTGAGGCAAGAAACCGGCTTGAGGCTTTGTGAAAAGGTCTTTGATCCCCAGAGTGACAAACCAAGCAAG TGGTGGATGTGTTTTGTGAAAAGGCAGTTCATGAACAAGAGCCTGTCAGGACCAGGGCAGTGA
- the ANAPC7 gene encoding anaphase-promoting complex subunit 7 isoform X1, producing MSVVDHVREMAAAGLHSNVRLLSGLLLTMSGNNPELFSPSQKYQLLVYHADSLFHDKEYRNAVSKYTMALQQKKALSKTSKVRPSTGNAASTPQSQCLPSEIEVKYKMAECYTMLKQDKDAIAILDGIPSRQRTPKINMMLANLYKKAGQERSSVTSYKEVLRQCPLALDAILGLLSLSVKGAEVASMTLNVIQSVPNLDWLSVWIKAYAFVHTGDNTRAINTICSLEKKSLLRDNVDILGSLADLYFRAGDNKNAILKFEQAQMLDPYLIKGMDVYGYLLAREGRLEDVENLGCRLFNISDQHAEPWVVSGCHSFYSKRYSRALYLGAKAIQLNSNSVQALLLKGAALRNMGRVQEAIIHFREAIRLAPCRLDCYEGLIECYLASNGLREATVMANNVYKTLGANAQTLTLLATVCLEDPVAQEKAKTLLDKALTQRPDYIKAVVKKAELLSREQKYEDGIALLRNALANQSDCILHRMLGDFLVAVNEYQEAMDQYSIALSLDPNDQKSLEGMQKMEKEESPTDATQEEDVDDMEGSGEEGDLEGSDSEAAQWADQEQWFGMQ from the exons ATGAGCGTGGTAGACCATGTGCGGGAGATGGCGGCCGCCGGGCTCCACTCCAACGTGCGGCTCCTCAGTGGGCTTCTGCTCACCATGAGCGGCAACAACCC TGAGTTATTTTCTCCATCGCAGAAGTATCAGCTTCTTGTATATCATGCAGATTCTCTCTTCCATGACAAGGAATATAGAAATGCTGTCAGCAAGTATACAATGGCATTGCAGCAGAAGAAAGCACTGAGTAAAACTTCAAAAGTGAGACCCTCAACTGGGAATGCTGCATCTACTCCTCAGAGCCAG TGCCTGCCTTCTGAAATTGAAGTGAAATACAAAATGGCGGAGTGCTATACAATGCTGAAGCAAGACAAAGATGCTATTGCTATACTTGACGGAATCCCTTCAAGACAGAGAACCCCAAAG ATTAACATGATGCTGGCAAATTTGTACAAGAAGGCAGGTCAGGAACGCTCTTCTGTGACGAGTTACAAAGAAGTGCTGAGGCAGTGTCCACTAGCCCTTGATGCCATCCTAG GCTTGCTGTCGCTCTCAGTGAAAGGTGCAGAAGTCGCTTCTATGACACTGAATGTGATCCAGAGTGTCCCAAACTTGGACTGGCTTTCAGTATGGATCAAGGCATATGCATTTGTGCACACAGGTGATAATACCAGAGCAATCAACACCATATG CTCGCTGGAGAAAAAGTCGCTACTGAGAGACAATGTGGATATACTAGGGAGCTTAGCTGATCTTTATTTCAGAGCGGGTGACAATAAGAATGCAATTCTAAAATTTGAGCAGGCGCAAATGTTGGATCCTTATTTAATAAAAG GGATGGATGTATATGGCTACTTGTTAGCCCGTGAGGGTCGCCTGGAGGATGTGGAGAATCTTGGCTGCCGGCTCTTCAATATTTCTGACCAGCATGCTGAGCCGTGGGTGGTATCAGG GTGTCATAGCTTCTACAGCAAGCGCTATTCCCGTGCCCTGTATTTAGGAGCCAAAGCCATACAGCTGAACAGCAATAGTGTGCAGGCTTTGCTGCTGAAAGGCGCTGCTCTTCGGAACATGGGGAGAGTGCAAGAAGCTATCATCCACTTCCGTGAAGCGATACGGCTTGCCCCTTGCAGGCTGGACTGCTATGAAG GCCTCATTGAATGCTACTTAGCATCCAATGGTCTTCGTGAAGCCACGGTCATGGCTAACAATGTCTACAAAACCCTGGGAGCCAACGCACAGACACTTACCCTCCTGGCCACTGTTTGTCTGGAAGATCCTGTTGCACAGGAGAAAGCAAAGACATTGCTGGACAAAGCACTGACACAGCGCCCTGATTACATCAAAGCAGTGGTAAAGAAGGCAGAACTTCTCA GCCGAGAACAGAAATATGAGGATGGAATAGCTTTGCTGAGGAATGCCCTTGCCAACCAGAGTGATTGCATTCTCCATCGAATGTTAGGGGACTTCCTTGTGGCTGTTAATGAGTATCAGGAAGCCATGGACCAGTACAGTATTGCTCTAAG TTTGGATCCCAATGATCAAAAGTCACTGGAGGGAATGCAGAAAATGGAAAAAGAGGAAAGTCCAACGGATGCCACCCAGGAGGAAGATGTGGATGACATGGAAGGGAGTGGAGAGGAAGGTGACCTAGAAGGCAGTGACAGTGAGGCAGCCCAGTGGGCGGATCAGGAACAGTGGTTTGGCATGCAGTGA
- the ANAPC7 gene encoding anaphase-promoting complex subunit 7 isoform X2 — MSVVDHVREMAAAGLHSNVRLLSGLLLTMSGNNPELFSPSQKYQLLVYHADSLFHDKEYRNAVSKYTMALQQKKALSKTSKCLPSEIEVKYKMAECYTMLKQDKDAIAILDGIPSRQRTPKINMMLANLYKKAGQERSSVTSYKEVLRQCPLALDAILGLLSLSVKGAEVASMTLNVIQSVPNLDWLSVWIKAYAFVHTGDNTRAINTICSLEKKSLLRDNVDILGSLADLYFRAGDNKNAILKFEQAQMLDPYLIKGMDVYGYLLAREGRLEDVENLGCRLFNISDQHAEPWVVSGCHSFYSKRYSRALYLGAKAIQLNSNSVQALLLKGAALRNMGRVQEAIIHFREAIRLAPCRLDCYEGLIECYLASNGLREATVMANNVYKTLGANAQTLTLLATVCLEDPVAQEKAKTLLDKALTQRPDYIKAVVKKAELLSREQKYEDGIALLRNALANQSDCILHRMLGDFLVAVNEYQEAMDQYSIALSLDPNDQKSLEGMQKMEKEESPTDATQEEDVDDMEGSGEEGDLEGSDSEAAQWADQEQWFGMQ; from the exons ATGAGCGTGGTAGACCATGTGCGGGAGATGGCGGCCGCCGGGCTCCACTCCAACGTGCGGCTCCTCAGTGGGCTTCTGCTCACCATGAGCGGCAACAACCC TGAGTTATTTTCTCCATCGCAGAAGTATCAGCTTCTTGTATATCATGCAGATTCTCTCTTCCATGACAAGGAATATAGAAATGCTGTCAGCAAGTATACAATGGCATTGCAGCAGAAGAAAGCACTGAGTAAAACTTCAAAA TGCCTGCCTTCTGAAATTGAAGTGAAATACAAAATGGCGGAGTGCTATACAATGCTGAAGCAAGACAAAGATGCTATTGCTATACTTGACGGAATCCCTTCAAGACAGAGAACCCCAAAG ATTAACATGATGCTGGCAAATTTGTACAAGAAGGCAGGTCAGGAACGCTCTTCTGTGACGAGTTACAAAGAAGTGCTGAGGCAGTGTCCACTAGCCCTTGATGCCATCCTAG GCTTGCTGTCGCTCTCAGTGAAAGGTGCAGAAGTCGCTTCTATGACACTGAATGTGATCCAGAGTGTCCCAAACTTGGACTGGCTTTCAGTATGGATCAAGGCATATGCATTTGTGCACACAGGTGATAATACCAGAGCAATCAACACCATATG CTCGCTGGAGAAAAAGTCGCTACTGAGAGACAATGTGGATATACTAGGGAGCTTAGCTGATCTTTATTTCAGAGCGGGTGACAATAAGAATGCAATTCTAAAATTTGAGCAGGCGCAAATGTTGGATCCTTATTTAATAAAAG GGATGGATGTATATGGCTACTTGTTAGCCCGTGAGGGTCGCCTGGAGGATGTGGAGAATCTTGGCTGCCGGCTCTTCAATATTTCTGACCAGCATGCTGAGCCGTGGGTGGTATCAGG GTGTCATAGCTTCTACAGCAAGCGCTATTCCCGTGCCCTGTATTTAGGAGCCAAAGCCATACAGCTGAACAGCAATAGTGTGCAGGCTTTGCTGCTGAAAGGCGCTGCTCTTCGGAACATGGGGAGAGTGCAAGAAGCTATCATCCACTTCCGTGAAGCGATACGGCTTGCCCCTTGCAGGCTGGACTGCTATGAAG GCCTCATTGAATGCTACTTAGCATCCAATGGTCTTCGTGAAGCCACGGTCATGGCTAACAATGTCTACAAAACCCTGGGAGCCAACGCACAGACACTTACCCTCCTGGCCACTGTTTGTCTGGAAGATCCTGTTGCACAGGAGAAAGCAAAGACATTGCTGGACAAAGCACTGACACAGCGCCCTGATTACATCAAAGCAGTGGTAAAGAAGGCAGAACTTCTCA GCCGAGAACAGAAATATGAGGATGGAATAGCTTTGCTGAGGAATGCCCTTGCCAACCAGAGTGATTGCATTCTCCATCGAATGTTAGGGGACTTCCTTGTGGCTGTTAATGAGTATCAGGAAGCCATGGACCAGTACAGTATTGCTCTAAG TTTGGATCCCAATGATCAAAAGTCACTGGAGGGAATGCAGAAAATGGAAAAAGAGGAAAGTCCAACGGATGCCACCCAGGAGGAAGATGTGGATGACATGGAAGGGAGTGGAGAGGAAGGTGACCTAGAAGGCAGTGACAGTGAGGCAGCCCAGTGGGCGGATCAGGAACAGTGGTTTGGCATGCAGTGA
- the LOC117061387 gene encoding 60S ribosomal protein L21-like, whose amino-acid sequence MTNTKGKRRGTRYMFSRAFRKHGVVPLATYMHIYKKGDIVDIKGMGTIQKGMPHKCDHGKTGRVYNITQHAVGIIVNKKVKRKILAKRINVRIEHIKHSKSRDSLLQRVKQNERKKKGKEKGIWFELKHQPAPPREAHFVRNNGKEPELLEPIPYEFMA is encoded by the coding sequence ATGACCAACAccaaggggaagaggagggggacacGTTACATGTTCTCAAGAGCCTTTCGCAAACATGGTGTGGTCCCTCTCGCTACCTACATGCACATCTATAAGAAGGGTGATATTGTTGACATAAAGGGCATGGGCACAATTCAGAAAGGCATGCCCCACAAATGTGACCATGGCAAGACAGGAAGGGTATACAACATTACCCAGCATGCTGTGGGCATTATTGTGAACAAGAAAGTTAAGCGCAAGATTCTGGCCAAGAGAATTAATGTGCGAATTGAGCATATTAAGCACTCAAAGAGCAGAGACAGCTTGTTGCAGCGtgtgaaacaaaatgaaagaaagaaaaaaggaaaggaaaagggaatttGGTTTGAACTAAAACACCAGCCTGCTCCTCCAAGAGAAGCCCATTTTGTGAGAAACAATGGCAAGGAGCCAGAGCTGCTGGAACCAATTCCATATGAGTTTATGGCATAG